In the Cryptococcus neoformans var. neoformans JEC21 chromosome 1, complete sequence genome, one interval contains:
- a CDS encoding expressed protein, whose translation MLFAPATSPPNVRHPYPRPSPGTEFLHFLFHLARLAFAPIIIPLRLLYQTLTAPLTISLLLKLVLLFSLSLISLVLSVLAVGAFFWTWSTGGPIEAEGWLVYGSRKFRLPHTNLQVPLSSIIEDVRYDIQVEMELLRPRKGSDVLDNFMLSLDLMSAKYPQTALMSAAQPTLAPSPLPESFITLPSLATRFIPPCVLPWPFRSFCPSKIIGYGDPVDQKVLQRRAKAGFLELASTKDIVPLRKDLMEGVLLKPSSAPESVIGSIFLSIGREDSFTGDTEGESHSTEVKTTGWVVVRFIPRPSGIRWLISVHPFPPILLLPPLSLSLTLLSSIFGCAIITGIRRKPSNSRKSKRSLKAPSRSHRIRDSNARSGQEGTERQARVQYRAVRTRRASNHTDADSTTYSESRIPTENTNSASTSEIGDRNSIVISDDESTSSR comes from the exons ATGCTTTTCGCCCCGGCTACCTCTCCCCCCAACGTCCGCCACCCCTATCCTCGACCATCCCCCGGCACAGAGTTCCTACACTTCCTGTTCCACCTCGCACGCTTGGCATTTGCCCC CATCATTATCCCTTTGCGGCTTCTCTATCAAACCCTCACAGCTCCTCTCACTATCTCTCTTCTACTCAAacttgtccttcttttttccctctctttgATATCATTGGTACTCTCGGTACTTGCTGTTGGAGCTTTCTTCTGGACATGGTCTACTGGAGGGCCGATTGAAGCTGAAGGCTGGCTTGTTTATGG ATCCAGGAAATTTAGGCTGCCCCATACGAATCTCCAGGTACCATTAAGCAGCATAATAGAAGATGTGCGATACGATATTCAGGTTGAAATGGAACTCCTCAGACCAAGGAAGGGCTCAGATGTGCTGG ATAACTTTATGCTGTCTCTTGATTTGATGTCAGCAAAATATCCCCAAACAGCTTTGATGAGCGCTGCTCAGCCA ACCTTGGCGCCTTCGCCTCTGCCAGAATCATTCATCACtctgccttctctcgcCACTCGTTTCATCCCACCATGCGTCCTTCCATGGCCCTTTCGATCCTTTTGCCCTTCCAAAATAATTGGATATGGTGATCCGGTTGATCAAAAGGTGTTGCAAAGACGCGCCAAAGCCGGTTTTTTAGAGCTGGCTAGTACTAAAGATATAGTTCCTCTCAGAAAAGACCTCATGGAAGGAGTGTTGTTAAAGCCCAGCAGCGCACCTGAATCGGTAATAGGTTCAATTTTCCTTAGCATAGGGCGGGAAGACTCCTTCACTGGGGATACTGAGGGGGAGAGTCATTCAACAGAAGTCAAAACGACTGGCTGGGTTGTCGTGCGCTTCATTCCCCGTCCTTCAGGTATCAG ATGGCTTATATCTGTacatcccttccctcccatccttctgTTACCGCCTCTGTCACTCTCACTCACCCTATTATCGTCCATCTTTGGATGTGCAATAATTACCGGTATCCGACGAAAGCCTTCAAATTCCCGCAAATCCAAAAGGTCGCTGAAGGCACCGAGTAGATCTCATAGGATCAGAGACTCCAATGCACGCTCAGGCCAAGAGGGGACTGAACGCCAAGCAAGAGTACAGTATCGAGCCGTGAGGACGCGGCGAGCTAGTAATCATACCGACGCCGATTCCACCACATACTCAGAATCAAGAATACCTACCGAAAATACCAACAGCGCTTCAACGTCTGAGATAGGAGATAGAAATAGCATCGTTATATCAGATGACGAGAGCACCTCGTCTCGATAG
- a CDS encoding expressed protein, with the protein MFGFGRLGHIVFDLLAISTILAGVKKSTGYSIQTSLFTDTAIRSFIDSYLSVGETVFGMLSGYAVNSRYFKRNIE; encoded by the exons ATGTTTGGCTTCGGACGTCTGGGTCATATTGTGTTTGACCTTCTAGCCATATCTACTATTTTAGCCGGGGTCAAGAAATCAACTGGCTATTC CATCCAGACGTCTCTTTTTACAGACACCGCCATCCGTTCTTTCATCGATTCTTACCTTTCAGTAGGGGAGACAGTATTTGGAATGCTCAGCGGGTATGCTGTCAACTCTCGGTATTTTAAAAGGAATATTGAGTGA
- a CDS encoding peroxisome organization and biogenesis-related protein, putative — protein sequence MSTLATNIILHPKVNRSLAILATTVGRDKVTRLLQYLARLVSWYLLSRGRMESASRFEGLKTGLANGRKVMRLFRPAEFLQSAVNLAQRPVTSLKGPGQIAHLAQIGRQIGYAGFHTADMIVWLAQVRFLKFDKVTTQRYVRLMYKFWFAGIVCSLVSSSASLVRLRADSRRFALSSQVAKEEEKEGRSGEEAARQMAERRERGRALLAQRQSILSQLVSDSLDVWIPATGLGYTNLNEGTLGAFGVMTSYMGLQTQWMKHSAAGVKKSI from the exons ATGAGTACACTCGCAACAAACATCATACTACACCCAAAAGTCAACCGGTCACTGGCTATCTTGGCCACGACTGTTGGTCGTGACAAG GTAACCAGGCTGCTTCAATACCTGGCCCGTCTTGTTTCTTGGTATTTGCTCAGTCGAGGCCGCATGGAGTCCGCTTCTCGTTTCGAAGGGCTGAAAACCGGACTTGCTAATGGTAGAAAAG TAATGCGTCTCTTTCGTCCAGCCGAGTTCCTCCAGTCGGCGGTGAACCTGGCACAGCGACCAGT AACTTCTCTCAAAGGTCCAGGCCAAATAGCTCATCTAGCTCAAATTGGTCGACAGATTGGATATGCCGGTTTTCATACTGCAGATATGATTGTATGGTTAGCTCAGGTCAGATTTCTGAAGTTTGATAAGGT CACCACCCAGCGATATGTGCGCTTAATGTACAAATTCTGGTTTGCCGGAATTGTATGTTCGCTTgtctcatcttccgccTCTCTCGTTAGGCTACGTGCAGACAGTCGAAGGTTTGCACTGTCTTCGCAGGTGGccaaagaggaggagaaggaggggaggagCGGCGAGGAAGCTGCTCGACAGATGGCTGAGCGTCGAGAGCGCGGAAGAGCGTTGCTTGC CCAAAGGCAGAGTATACTTTCTCAGCTCGTCAGTGATTCCCTAGACGTTTGGATCCCTGCCACAGGCCTTGGCTATACAAATTTGAACGAAGGCACCCTCGGCGCATTTGG AGTCATGACGTCGTACATGGGTCTGCAAACTCAGTGGATGAAGCATTCCGCAGCCGGCGTCAAGAAGAGCATCTAA
- a CDS encoding cytoplasm protein, putative, which produces MFKRLPRTLLQPSSRPPQVCSQCRNLSQLRAPVHISQFPRYASTISDRQTKQARMSKLPVSHKPPKRRLEAASQPLRNAASITRGPVLQCIAHTTAEKYDLIALGTTLQSLGVRWDEVPEGDPDRALVIGPWKGRGGAERLISGKDVRSTSTIAKSPAVEWAENEGVDLRDMGFGYGERGEIWVFSSGSFVTWGLTEEEGKAFLRQVIRGGRNVEIDRVSPKECELEEVDFVVDPTAKTHILGNLILLGRPPQLSTFHYSPSLASLLARYTLSLSLSRSSSLSVLEERLDNHLASVSILPRTLEMYGRQPLPRKEVIRKMGELMTLRMAVNTAGGGLDDTPEFYWSEPELESYFDSVASEFEIKERIDVFNKKIDYAQEVQSTLRALLTESSGHRMEMIIILLISVEVVIVLIREGPDLIHKLLEIVGVAPAEAEDITENIQKVADKLPSIGAISSPAIRHTTTHWADGSERYV; this is translated from the exons ATGTTCAAGCGACTCCCTAGAACCCTTTTGCAGCCCTCATCTAGGCCTCCGCAAGTCTGCTCTCAATGCCGCAATCTATCTCAATTGCGCGCACCAGTGCACATTTCCCAGTTCCCTCGATATGCCTCTACTATCTCCGACAGACAAACTAAGCAGGCTCGTATGAGCAAGCTCCCTGTGTCTCATAAACCTCCGAAACGACGGCTAGAAGCCGCTTCTCAACCACTTCGAAATGCAGCTTCCATAACAAGAGGGCCGGTTTTGCAGTGTATTGCCCATACAACAGCAGAAAAGTACGATCTTATCGCTCTAGGCACAACTCTCCAGTCTTTGGGTGTTCGATGGGACGAAGTACCAGAAGGCGACCCCGATAGGGCGCTGGTTATTGGACCATGGAAAGGGCGTGGTGGTGCGGAACGTCTGATTAGCGGAAAGGACGTTCGGTCTACATCCACTATAGCTAAGAGCCCTGCGGTCGAGTGGGCCGAAAACGAGGGGGTGGATCTGAGAGATATGGGGTTTGGCTACGGAGAAAGAGGCGAAATATGGGTATTTAGCTCTGGCTCCTTCGTTACATGGGGCCTAaccgaagaggagggaaaggcgTTTTTGAGGCAAGTGATCAGAGGTGGTCGGAATGTTGAAATCGACCGAGTGTCCCCGAAGGAATGCGAACTGGAGGAAGTAGATTTTGTCGTCGATCCTACAGC CAAGACACACATCCTCGGTAACCTCATCCTACTCGGTCGACCACCTCAGCTGTCGACGTTTCATTAttccccttctcttgcCTCTTTATTAGCCAGATATACCTTGTCACTGTCGCTCTCCCGATCATCGTCCTTATCAGTCCTTGAAGAGCGGCTAGACAATCATTTAGCATCTGTATCAATTCTGCCTAGGACTTTAGAAATGTATGGACGTCAGCCTTTACCTCGTAAAGAGGTGATCAGAAAAATGGGAGAATTAATGACTTTGAGGATGGCTGTCAACACAGCTGGTGGAGGACTGGATGATACCCCTGAA TTCTATTGGTCTGAACCCGAACTAGAAT CCTATTTCGACTCTGTTGCAAGCGAGTTCGAAATAAAGGAGCGTATAGATGTATTTAACAAAAAAATCGACTACGCTCAAGAAGTGCAAAGCACCCTGCGGGCACTTTTAACCGAA TCATCGGGGCAcaggatggagatgatcaTTATATTGCTCATCAGTGTGGAAGTTGTTATC GTCCTTATCCGTGAAGGTCCCGACCTTATTCACAAGCTGTTGGAGATCGTCGGAGTGGCCCCGGCAGAGGCTGAAGATATTACAGAGAATATCCAGAAGGTCGCCGATAAGTTACCTTCAATAGGTGCCATTTCATCGCCAGCGATTCGTCATACAACAACACACTGGGCAGATGGTTCTGAACGATATGTATAA